CGGCCTTCGCGTGCCGCAACGACATGGGCGACCAGCCGAGGCTCAAACCGCTCGCCCGGAGCACGTTCTATCCCGACGGGCGGGCGTCCCGCCCGCTCGTCGAGGACACCGTGGCCCGCGGGTCTCTCACGCGCGACGAGCTGTTGGAGACCGGGAAGTTGAACGGCGCCATCGCGGACGTCTTTCCGTTTCCCGTCACGGCGGCCATTCTCGA
This is a stretch of genomic DNA from Thermoanaerobaculia bacterium. It encodes these proteins:
- a CDS encoding cytochrome c: MRRLVLLAAVAAAAFACRNDMGDQPRLKPLARSTFYPDGRASRPLVEDTVARGSLTRDELLETGKLNGAIADVFPFPVTAAILDRGQERFDIFCSVCHGRTGEGDGMVVQRGFKRPPSFHV